From a single Pseudophryne corroboree isolate aPseCor3 chromosome 6, aPseCor3.hap2, whole genome shotgun sequence genomic region:
- the LINGO1 gene encoding leucine-rich repeat and immunoglobulin-like domain-containing nogo receptor-interacting protein 1 isoform X1 has product MLCIQLNRNPFSPILRVHDWALEDKNTTNLFAAANQCPSVQLIKVSPQSSMILPLPSCLCPILLLVVGSILSGSASGCPQRCDCSAQDRSVLCHRKRHLNVPEGIPTDTRLLDLSKNRIKALNQDEFSAFPYLEELELNENIVSMIEPGAFNSLFNLRSLGLRSNRLKLIPLGVFTGLSNLTQLDISENKIVILLDDMFQDLYNLKSLEVGDNDLVYISHRAFRGLNSLEELTLEKCNLTLVPTEALSHLHGLISLRLRYLNINVIRDYSFKRLFRLKNLEVAHWPYLDTMTSNSLYGLNLTLLSITHSNLSSIPYVAIRHLVYLRFLNLSYNPITSVEGSMMHELLRLQEFHLVGGQLALVEPYAFRGLNHLRVLNVSSNLLSTLEESSFHSVGNLETLILDHNPLACDCRLLWIFRRRWRLNFNRQQPSCSSPEYVQGKEFKDFPDVLQPNYFTCRRARIQDRSPQVVHVDEGHTVHFFCRADGDPPPTILWQSPRKTFITSKSNGRLTVFPDGTLEVRYAQIQDNGTYHCVASNAGGNDSSLAHLHVRSYSPDWPHQPNKTFAFISNQPNESDVNSTRANAPFPFDIKTLIIATTMGFISFLGVVLFCLVLLFLWSRGKGNTKHNIEIEYVPRKSDAGLSSADAPRKFNMKMI; this is encoded by the coding sequence GTGAGTCCACAGTCCAGTATGATTCTCCCGCTGCCATCCTGCTTGTGTCCCATCCTCCTGCTTGTAGTGGGCTCAATCCTGTCTGGCTCAGCCTCAGGTTGTCCCCAACGCTGTGATTGCTCTGCTCAGGATCGTTCAGTCCTTTGCCATCGAAAGCGTCATCTCAACGTGCCTGAAGGCATCCCCACTGATACTCGTCTTCTGGACCTCAGCAAGAATCGCATTAAGGCACTTAACCAGGACGAATTCTCTGCCTTTCCTTACCTGGAGGAGCTAGAACTCAATGAGAACATTGTGTCCATGATTGAACCAGGAGCCTTCAATAGTCTCTTCAACCTACGCTCATTGGGCCTGCGAAGTAACCGTCTCAAGCTCATTCCTTTAGGTGTGTTCACAGGACTCAGCAACCTCACACAACTTGACATCAGTGAAAACAAAATTGTTATTCTCCTGGATGACATGTTCCAGGACCTGTATAACCTCAAATCTCTGGAAGTAGGAGATAATGACTTGGTCTACATTTCTCATCGTGCCTTCCGTGGACTCAACAGTCTGGAAGAGCTGACGTTGGAAAAATGCAACCTCACTTTGGTGCCCACAGAGGCTTTGTCCCACCTACATGGTCTTATCTCTCTACGTCTACGGTATCTTAATATTAATGTAATTCGTGACTATTCCTTCAAAAGGCTATTTCGTCTGAAAAACTTAGAGGTGGCACATTGGCCATATTTGGACACAATGACATCCAATAGCCTCTATGGACTGAATTTAACTTTGCTTTCTATTACACACAGCAATCTGAGCAGTATACCATATGTGGCAATCAGACACCTTGTGTATCTTCGATTTCTTAACCTTTCCTACAATCCCATCACATCTGTGGAGGGATCTATGATGCATGAGTTGCTCAGACTTCAGGAGTTTCACCTGGTTGGGGGTCAGCTGGCTTTGGTGGAACCTTATGCTTTTCGTGGTCTCAACCATTTGCGAGTACTAAATGTCTCCTCCAATCTCCTTAGTACACTGGAAGAATCTTCCTTCCATTCTGTAGGCAATCTGGAGACGCTGATTTTGGACCACAACCCATTGGCTTGTGACTGCCGCCTACTATGGATCTTCCGACGTCGATGGCGCCTTAACTTTAATCGACAGCAGCCATCCTGCTCCAGCCCAGAATATGTGCAGGGAAAGGAGTTTAAAGATTTTCCTGATGTCCTGCAGCCCAATTATTTCACATGCCGACGTGCACGCATCCAGGATCGAAGTCCGCAGGTGGTACATGTAGATGAAGGTCATACTGTACACTTTTTCTGCCGGGCCGATGGCGATCCACCACCAACCATACTTTGGCAGTCACCACGTAAGACTTTCATCACCAGCAAAAGTAATGGGCGCCTAACTGTATTTCCAGATGGAACTTTGGAGGTACGTTACGCCCAGATACAAGACAACGGGACTTACCACTGTGTGGCAAGTAATGCTGGTGGCAATGACTCTTCATTGGCTCATCTCCATGTGCGTAGTTATTCGCCAGACTGGCCCCATCAACCCAACAAGACCTTTGCCTTCATCTCAAACCAGCCGAATGAAAGCGATGTCAACAGCACTCGCGCAAATGCCCCATTCCCATTTGATATTAAGACTTTAATCATTGCCACCACCATGGGCTTCATCTCCTTCTTGGGGGTGGTCTTGTTCTGCTTGGTCCTACTCTTTCTGTGGAGCAGGGGAAAAGGAAATACTAAACACAACATTGAGATAGAGTATGTGCCACGAAAGTCTGATGCTGGACTCTCTTCTGCAGATGCACCTCGCAAGTTCAATATGAAGATGATCTGA
- the LINGO1 gene encoding leucine-rich repeat and immunoglobulin-like domain-containing nogo receptor-interacting protein 1 isoform X2: MLSFGCQNYCIKDLHYYSLIGDGKKKRRLAAEKNEGQVSPQSSMILPLPSCLCPILLLVVGSILSGSASGCPQRCDCSAQDRSVLCHRKRHLNVPEGIPTDTRLLDLSKNRIKALNQDEFSAFPYLEELELNENIVSMIEPGAFNSLFNLRSLGLRSNRLKLIPLGVFTGLSNLTQLDISENKIVILLDDMFQDLYNLKSLEVGDNDLVYISHRAFRGLNSLEELTLEKCNLTLVPTEALSHLHGLISLRLRYLNINVIRDYSFKRLFRLKNLEVAHWPYLDTMTSNSLYGLNLTLLSITHSNLSSIPYVAIRHLVYLRFLNLSYNPITSVEGSMMHELLRLQEFHLVGGQLALVEPYAFRGLNHLRVLNVSSNLLSTLEESSFHSVGNLETLILDHNPLACDCRLLWIFRRRWRLNFNRQQPSCSSPEYVQGKEFKDFPDVLQPNYFTCRRARIQDRSPQVVHVDEGHTVHFFCRADGDPPPTILWQSPRKTFITSKSNGRLTVFPDGTLEVRYAQIQDNGTYHCVASNAGGNDSSLAHLHVRSYSPDWPHQPNKTFAFISNQPNESDVNSTRANAPFPFDIKTLIIATTMGFISFLGVVLFCLVLLFLWSRGKGNTKHNIEIEYVPRKSDAGLSSADAPRKFNMKMI; this comes from the coding sequence GTGAGTCCACAGTCCAGTATGATTCTCCCGCTGCCATCCTGCTTGTGTCCCATCCTCCTGCTTGTAGTGGGCTCAATCCTGTCTGGCTCAGCCTCAGGTTGTCCCCAACGCTGTGATTGCTCTGCTCAGGATCGTTCAGTCCTTTGCCATCGAAAGCGTCATCTCAACGTGCCTGAAGGCATCCCCACTGATACTCGTCTTCTGGACCTCAGCAAGAATCGCATTAAGGCACTTAACCAGGACGAATTCTCTGCCTTTCCTTACCTGGAGGAGCTAGAACTCAATGAGAACATTGTGTCCATGATTGAACCAGGAGCCTTCAATAGTCTCTTCAACCTACGCTCATTGGGCCTGCGAAGTAACCGTCTCAAGCTCATTCCTTTAGGTGTGTTCACAGGACTCAGCAACCTCACACAACTTGACATCAGTGAAAACAAAATTGTTATTCTCCTGGATGACATGTTCCAGGACCTGTATAACCTCAAATCTCTGGAAGTAGGAGATAATGACTTGGTCTACATTTCTCATCGTGCCTTCCGTGGACTCAACAGTCTGGAAGAGCTGACGTTGGAAAAATGCAACCTCACTTTGGTGCCCACAGAGGCTTTGTCCCACCTACATGGTCTTATCTCTCTACGTCTACGGTATCTTAATATTAATGTAATTCGTGACTATTCCTTCAAAAGGCTATTTCGTCTGAAAAACTTAGAGGTGGCACATTGGCCATATTTGGACACAATGACATCCAATAGCCTCTATGGACTGAATTTAACTTTGCTTTCTATTACACACAGCAATCTGAGCAGTATACCATATGTGGCAATCAGACACCTTGTGTATCTTCGATTTCTTAACCTTTCCTACAATCCCATCACATCTGTGGAGGGATCTATGATGCATGAGTTGCTCAGACTTCAGGAGTTTCACCTGGTTGGGGGTCAGCTGGCTTTGGTGGAACCTTATGCTTTTCGTGGTCTCAACCATTTGCGAGTACTAAATGTCTCCTCCAATCTCCTTAGTACACTGGAAGAATCTTCCTTCCATTCTGTAGGCAATCTGGAGACGCTGATTTTGGACCACAACCCATTGGCTTGTGACTGCCGCCTACTATGGATCTTCCGACGTCGATGGCGCCTTAACTTTAATCGACAGCAGCCATCCTGCTCCAGCCCAGAATATGTGCAGGGAAAGGAGTTTAAAGATTTTCCTGATGTCCTGCAGCCCAATTATTTCACATGCCGACGTGCACGCATCCAGGATCGAAGTCCGCAGGTGGTACATGTAGATGAAGGTCATACTGTACACTTTTTCTGCCGGGCCGATGGCGATCCACCACCAACCATACTTTGGCAGTCACCACGTAAGACTTTCATCACCAGCAAAAGTAATGGGCGCCTAACTGTATTTCCAGATGGAACTTTGGAGGTACGTTACGCCCAGATACAAGACAACGGGACTTACCACTGTGTGGCAAGTAATGCTGGTGGCAATGACTCTTCATTGGCTCATCTCCATGTGCGTAGTTATTCGCCAGACTGGCCCCATCAACCCAACAAGACCTTTGCCTTCATCTCAAACCAGCCGAATGAAAGCGATGTCAACAGCACTCGCGCAAATGCCCCATTCCCATTTGATATTAAGACTTTAATCATTGCCACCACCATGGGCTTCATCTCCTTCTTGGGGGTGGTCTTGTTCTGCTTGGTCCTACTCTTTCTGTGGAGCAGGGGAAAAGGAAATACTAAACACAACATTGAGATAGAGTATGTGCCACGAAAGTCTGATGCTGGACTCTCTTCTGCAGATGCACCTCGCAAGTTCAATATGAAGATGATCTGA
- the LINGO1 gene encoding leucine-rich repeat and immunoglobulin-like domain-containing nogo receptor-interacting protein 1 isoform X3, with amino-acid sequence MILPLPSCLCPILLLVVGSILSGSASGCPQRCDCSAQDRSVLCHRKRHLNVPEGIPTDTRLLDLSKNRIKALNQDEFSAFPYLEELELNENIVSMIEPGAFNSLFNLRSLGLRSNRLKLIPLGVFTGLSNLTQLDISENKIVILLDDMFQDLYNLKSLEVGDNDLVYISHRAFRGLNSLEELTLEKCNLTLVPTEALSHLHGLISLRLRYLNINVIRDYSFKRLFRLKNLEVAHWPYLDTMTSNSLYGLNLTLLSITHSNLSSIPYVAIRHLVYLRFLNLSYNPITSVEGSMMHELLRLQEFHLVGGQLALVEPYAFRGLNHLRVLNVSSNLLSTLEESSFHSVGNLETLILDHNPLACDCRLLWIFRRRWRLNFNRQQPSCSSPEYVQGKEFKDFPDVLQPNYFTCRRARIQDRSPQVVHVDEGHTVHFFCRADGDPPPTILWQSPRKTFITSKSNGRLTVFPDGTLEVRYAQIQDNGTYHCVASNAGGNDSSLAHLHVRSYSPDWPHQPNKTFAFISNQPNESDVNSTRANAPFPFDIKTLIIATTMGFISFLGVVLFCLVLLFLWSRGKGNTKHNIEIEYVPRKSDAGLSSADAPRKFNMKMI; translated from the coding sequence ATGATTCTCCCGCTGCCATCCTGCTTGTGTCCCATCCTCCTGCTTGTAGTGGGCTCAATCCTGTCTGGCTCAGCCTCAGGTTGTCCCCAACGCTGTGATTGCTCTGCTCAGGATCGTTCAGTCCTTTGCCATCGAAAGCGTCATCTCAACGTGCCTGAAGGCATCCCCACTGATACTCGTCTTCTGGACCTCAGCAAGAATCGCATTAAGGCACTTAACCAGGACGAATTCTCTGCCTTTCCTTACCTGGAGGAGCTAGAACTCAATGAGAACATTGTGTCCATGATTGAACCAGGAGCCTTCAATAGTCTCTTCAACCTACGCTCATTGGGCCTGCGAAGTAACCGTCTCAAGCTCATTCCTTTAGGTGTGTTCACAGGACTCAGCAACCTCACACAACTTGACATCAGTGAAAACAAAATTGTTATTCTCCTGGATGACATGTTCCAGGACCTGTATAACCTCAAATCTCTGGAAGTAGGAGATAATGACTTGGTCTACATTTCTCATCGTGCCTTCCGTGGACTCAACAGTCTGGAAGAGCTGACGTTGGAAAAATGCAACCTCACTTTGGTGCCCACAGAGGCTTTGTCCCACCTACATGGTCTTATCTCTCTACGTCTACGGTATCTTAATATTAATGTAATTCGTGACTATTCCTTCAAAAGGCTATTTCGTCTGAAAAACTTAGAGGTGGCACATTGGCCATATTTGGACACAATGACATCCAATAGCCTCTATGGACTGAATTTAACTTTGCTTTCTATTACACACAGCAATCTGAGCAGTATACCATATGTGGCAATCAGACACCTTGTGTATCTTCGATTTCTTAACCTTTCCTACAATCCCATCACATCTGTGGAGGGATCTATGATGCATGAGTTGCTCAGACTTCAGGAGTTTCACCTGGTTGGGGGTCAGCTGGCTTTGGTGGAACCTTATGCTTTTCGTGGTCTCAACCATTTGCGAGTACTAAATGTCTCCTCCAATCTCCTTAGTACACTGGAAGAATCTTCCTTCCATTCTGTAGGCAATCTGGAGACGCTGATTTTGGACCACAACCCATTGGCTTGTGACTGCCGCCTACTATGGATCTTCCGACGTCGATGGCGCCTTAACTTTAATCGACAGCAGCCATCCTGCTCCAGCCCAGAATATGTGCAGGGAAAGGAGTTTAAAGATTTTCCTGATGTCCTGCAGCCCAATTATTTCACATGCCGACGTGCACGCATCCAGGATCGAAGTCCGCAGGTGGTACATGTAGATGAAGGTCATACTGTACACTTTTTCTGCCGGGCCGATGGCGATCCACCACCAACCATACTTTGGCAGTCACCACGTAAGACTTTCATCACCAGCAAAAGTAATGGGCGCCTAACTGTATTTCCAGATGGAACTTTGGAGGTACGTTACGCCCAGATACAAGACAACGGGACTTACCACTGTGTGGCAAGTAATGCTGGTGGCAATGACTCTTCATTGGCTCATCTCCATGTGCGTAGTTATTCGCCAGACTGGCCCCATCAACCCAACAAGACCTTTGCCTTCATCTCAAACCAGCCGAATGAAAGCGATGTCAACAGCACTCGCGCAAATGCCCCATTCCCATTTGATATTAAGACTTTAATCATTGCCACCACCATGGGCTTCATCTCCTTCTTGGGGGTGGTCTTGTTCTGCTTGGTCCTACTCTTTCTGTGGAGCAGGGGAAAAGGAAATACTAAACACAACATTGAGATAGAGTATGTGCCACGAAAGTCTGATGCTGGACTCTCTTCTGCAGATGCACCTCGCAAGTTCAATATGAAGATGATCTGA